One segment of Rubripirellula amarantea DNA contains the following:
- a CDS encoding TIGR03000 domain-containing protein yields MMSLRNAALGFSAAALLCFPTIADAGGSWGDSSGGGYASSGGGSSGGGFFSRLRARHSGSSGGSSGGYVAASVSAGSHGGSSGGSSGGVRKGPLRRLVDNIRAHKAARRLGGSSGGSSGGVTYASYSGGSSGGSSGGSSGGASGHTGGSSGGSSGGVSYGSYSVPMIETIGMDSSVGYESPVIESSYESYAPLSDSYIDGGYSTGEVILGDSYNDGGYSTGEVIIDSGYEVGAAVESPAVESDANASEERYESAERYESAKPSVEDEAVSVDADAAMITVKVPSEALVTVNGYETQSDGELRKFMSRGLKEGFVYTYVVDVTYDQDGDQKTLTKSVKLRPGDIEEVVFEADVDSRVEVQKAPVDEEVITVVKIHVPADAEVSLAGNPTNGQGALRTFRTKQLKAGEQWSNYTVRVTAKVDGQPVTKERTVDVKAGSVTELSFDFNGSSLASR; encoded by the coding sequence ATGATGTCTTTACGAAATGCGGCACTCGGGTTTTCTGCGGCTGCACTCCTTTGTTTTCCGACGATCGCTGATGCCGGCGGTTCGTGGGGCGACTCGTCTGGCGGCGGCTACGCGTCGTCCGGAGGCGGTTCTTCAGGTGGCGGTTTCTTCAGTCGACTAAGGGCTCGTCATTCCGGATCGAGCGGTGGTTCATCGGGCGGCTATGTCGCAGCCTCGGTTTCTGCGGGTAGCCATGGCGGTTCCAGTGGCGGTAGCAGTGGTGGAGTTCGCAAAGGTCCGCTAAGACGTTTGGTTGACAACATCCGTGCTCATAAAGCGGCGCGTCGTCTCGGCGGCAGCAGTGGCGGATCGTCCGGCGGTGTTACGTACGCTAGCTACAGTGGCGGTTCGTCCGGTGGATCAAGCGGCGGGTCGAGTGGCGGCGCTTCGGGACACACCGGTGGTTCATCAGGTGGATCAAGTGGTGGTGTCAGCTATGGCAGCTACTCGGTTCCGATGATCGAAACTATTGGGATGGATTCTTCGGTCGGCTACGAATCTCCCGTCATTGAATCGTCTTATGAAAGCTACGCTCCTCTTAGCGACAGCTACATCGATGGCGGCTACTCAACAGGCGAAGTTATCCTTGGTGATTCTTACAACGACGGCGGCTATTCCACTGGCGAAGTCATCATTGATAGTGGTTACGAAGTCGGCGCCGCGGTGGAATCACCTGCTGTTGAATCTGACGCGAATGCGTCCGAGGAACGATACGAATCAGCGGAACGATACGAATCAGCTAAGCCGTCAGTGGAAGACGAAGCGGTTAGCGTTGACGCTGATGCGGCCATGATCACGGTGAAGGTTCCCAGCGAAGCGTTGGTAACGGTTAACGGATACGAAACCCAAAGTGATGGTGAACTACGCAAGTTCATGTCGCGTGGTCTCAAGGAAGGTTTCGTTTACACCTATGTAGTGGACGTGACGTACGATCAAGACGGCGACCAGAAGACACTGACCAAGTCCGTGAAGCTTCGTCCTGGCGATATCGAAGAAGTTGTCTTCGAAGCCGATGTTGATTCGCGCGTCGAAGTGCAGAAGGCTCCTGTTGATGAAGAAGTGATCACAGTCGTGAAGATTCACGTTCCTGCCGATGCTGAAGTTTCGTTGGCTGGAAACCCAACCAATGGACAAGGCGCACTTCGAACGTTCCGCACCAAGCAATTGAAGGCTGGTGAGCAATGGTCCAACTACACCGTTCGCGTAACAGCCAAGGTTGACGGTCAACCGGTAACGAAAGAACGCACCGTTGATGTGAAGGCCGGTTCGGTTACCGAGCTGAGCTTTGATTTCAATGGAAGCAGCTTGGCAAGCCGCTAA
- a CDS encoding sigma-70 family RNA polymerase sigma factor: protein MSEPKSELPSSESIDVSDPAVIARYEPYIRMLARTQMRRAYQAKVGASDMVQQVMLQAVQGIDGFRGTTEAEFRGWLRQILSHHLCHLDRDMHRGKRDVRREQSMEQKLTQSSMRLEGLLAGDEATPSQHAMVGEHVVQLADAVERLPDAQRDAIRLHYLEGMKLSDVAQQLDKTTGAIAGLLHRGMKTLRDQMEVK, encoded by the coding sequence ATGAGCGAGCCTAAATCTGAACTGCCCTCTTCCGAGTCAATCGACGTCAGCGATCCCGCTGTCATTGCCAGGTACGAACCGTACATACGGATGTTGGCAAGGACACAAATGCGACGAGCGTATCAAGCCAAGGTCGGGGCCAGTGACATGGTTCAGCAGGTGATGTTGCAGGCCGTGCAAGGAATCGACGGTTTTCGAGGAACGACCGAAGCCGAGTTTCGAGGCTGGCTTCGCCAAATCCTTTCGCATCATCTTTGTCATCTCGATCGCGACATGCACCGCGGCAAACGTGATGTGCGGCGCGAACAGTCAATGGAGCAAAAGCTAACGCAGTCGTCGATGCGACTCGAAGGCCTGCTCGCCGGTGACGAGGCTACGCCGAGTCAGCATGCCATGGTCGGCGAGCACGTTGTGCAACTTGCCGACGCGGTCGAGCGGTTGCCCGACGCCCAGCGCGACGCCATTCGATTGCATTACCTCGAAGGCATGAAGCTTAGCGACGTGGCTCAGCAATTGGACAAAACCACGGGAGCCATCGCTGGACTGCTCCACCGCGGCATGAAAACGCTTCGAGACCAGATGGAAGTGAAATAG
- the gltX gene encoding glutamate--tRNA ligase, which produces MIRTRFAPSPTGYLHIGGVRTALFNWLLARQSGGQFLLRIDDTDAQRNVQEALQPILDGFRWLGMDWDEGPEVGGPHEPYFQSQRAEGHKAAAAKLLASGHAYRDYATADDLKELREAAEKQGERFFYDRRFMAEDDEAAAKYESEGRVATIRLKMPREGQCVINDIIRGEVRVDWATEQDHVIQRADGSCIYHLASVIDDHDLEITHVVRAEEHLPNTARQVFILDALGYQRPQFAHLPYVAEPGGTAKLSKRKLAQYEKNKDFADLLRHGRRIAERCGIEAAADTFNPVIIDFYREIGFDAEAILNYLVLLGWSLDGETEKFTVEEMIKHFSLERVNKSPASFDPRKLLAFQGDTFAALPAETRLERVLPFAEKAGFLTTDGAREKIAAIVEGAGDRMKMAGDILDFEYFFSDEITFDEKAFQKRINKPENARDLLKALADSLQTHSGDFSVQEAQQAVDDFCVAQKIELKDIIHALRVAVTGTPAGFGMFETLAILGKEKVVVRIRTALAHAVSS; this is translated from the coding sequence ATGATCCGCACCCGTTTTGCTCCTTCGCCCACTGGATATCTGCATATCGGTGGTGTCCGCACTGCTTTGTTTAACTGGCTGCTTGCGCGTCAATCGGGCGGTCAGTTTCTACTGCGAATCGATGACACCGATGCTCAGCGGAACGTGCAAGAAGCGTTGCAACCGATTCTCGATGGATTTCGATGGCTGGGTATGGACTGGGACGAAGGTCCCGAAGTTGGCGGTCCCCACGAACCTTACTTTCAATCGCAACGGGCAGAGGGTCATAAGGCAGCCGCGGCAAAGCTGTTGGCATCGGGACACGCGTATCGCGACTACGCAACTGCCGATGACTTGAAAGAACTTCGAGAGGCCGCCGAAAAGCAAGGTGAGCGATTCTTCTATGATCGACGGTTCATGGCGGAGGATGACGAGGCTGCTGCTAAGTATGAGTCCGAAGGACGCGTCGCGACGATACGACTGAAAATGCCACGCGAAGGTCAATGCGTGATTAACGATATTATCCGCGGTGAAGTTCGAGTGGATTGGGCGACCGAACAGGATCACGTGATTCAGCGTGCCGACGGGTCATGCATTTATCACCTCGCCAGCGTGATCGACGATCATGATTTAGAAATCACTCACGTTGTTCGTGCCGAGGAACATTTACCCAATACGGCGCGGCAAGTATTTATTCTCGATGCGCTTGGTTACCAACGTCCGCAGTTTGCTCACTTGCCTTATGTGGCGGAGCCCGGCGGAACGGCGAAGCTAAGCAAACGTAAGTTGGCTCAGTATGAAAAGAACAAGGATTTTGCTGATCTGTTGCGGCACGGGCGGCGGATCGCCGAGCGTTGCGGAATCGAAGCCGCCGCAGATACGTTTAATCCCGTGATCATCGACTTTTACCGTGAGATCGGATTTGATGCGGAAGCGATCCTGAATTACCTCGTTCTGCTGGGTTGGTCGCTCGACGGGGAAACGGAGAAGTTCACTGTCGAAGAGATGATCAAGCACTTCTCGCTTGAGCGAGTCAATAAATCGCCAGCATCATTTGATCCGCGAAAGTTGCTGGCGTTCCAAGGCGACACCTTTGCTGCGTTGCCCGCGGAAACCCGTCTGGAACGAGTCTTGCCCTTTGCCGAAAAAGCTGGCTTTTTGACCACCGATGGGGCTCGCGAGAAAATCGCTGCGATCGTTGAGGGAGCTGGCGATCGAATGAAGATGGCGGGCGACATCTTGGACTTCGAATACTTCTTCTCTGACGAAATCACCTTTGACGAAAAAGCTTTTCAAAAGCGAATCAACAAGCCTGAAAACGCGCGAGATCTGTTGAAGGCCCTCGCTGATTCACTGCAAACTCACTCGGGTGATTTCAGTGTCCAGGAAGCGCAGCAAGCGGTCGATGATTTTTGTGTAGCTCAAAAAATTGAGCTCAAAGACATCATTCATGCTTTGCGGGTCGCCGTCACGGGGACCCCGGCTGGATTTGGGATGTTTGAAACGCTCGCCATTCTCGGTAAAGAGAAAGTGGTCGTGCGAATTCGCACGGCTCTCGCACACGCGGTTTCTTCATAG
- the trpA gene encoding tryptophan synthase subunit alpha, with amino-acid sequence MSAVDQLFVKLRAENRKALMPFLTAGDPDIATTEAIIREIGAAGADMCEVGVPYSDPIADGPVIQASYQRALDRKFKLGEVFDMGTRLKGQVEIPLVTMVSYAIIYRVGIAKYVELAKAAGYAGAIVPDLLVEEAEPMSKICREADFSLIQLVTPTTTRERQVRIAELSSGFLYYVSVTGITGERTKLPPDLVDNVGWLREQTNLPICIGFGISSPETAAQLAPVSDGLIVGSAIVRRIAAATDSAGATKAAVDFVRELRAAIS; translated from the coding sequence TTGTCCGCCGTCGATCAGCTCTTCGTTAAACTTCGTGCTGAAAATCGCAAAGCACTGATGCCGTTCTTGACCGCCGGTGATCCCGATATCGCGACCACCGAAGCGATCATTCGCGAAATTGGTGCTGCGGGCGCGGATATGTGTGAGGTAGGGGTGCCCTACAGCGACCCGATCGCCGATGGCCCGGTCATCCAAGCGTCCTACCAACGAGCACTTGATCGCAAGTTCAAACTTGGCGAAGTGTTCGATATGGGGACGCGATTGAAGGGGCAAGTGGAAATTCCGCTCGTCACGATGGTTAGCTACGCGATCATTTATCGTGTTGGTATCGCCAAGTACGTGGAACTTGCCAAAGCGGCTGGCTACGCGGGAGCTATTGTTCCCGACTTGTTGGTGGAAGAGGCTGAGCCGATGTCCAAGATCTGTCGCGAGGCGGATTTCAGTTTGATCCAATTGGTGACCCCCACCACGACGCGGGAACGGCAAGTTCGCATCGCAGAATTGTCGTCCGGTTTCTTGTACTACGTTTCGGTGACGGGAATCACGGGCGAACGAACGAAGCTGCCACCCGACTTGGTCGACAATGTGGGGTGGTTGCGAGAGCAAACCAATCTTCCGATTTGTATCGGATTTGGAATCAGCAGTCCCGAGACCGCAGCTCAGCTTGCTCCCGTTTCGGATGGATTGATTGTGGGCTCTGCGATTGTGCGTCGGATTGCGGCGGCAACCGATTCAGCGGGTGCCACGAAGGCGGCGGTGGATTTTGTTCGCGAATTGCGAGCAGCGATCAGCTAA
- the gpmI gene encoding 2,3-bisphosphoglycerate-independent phosphoglycerate mutase, producing MQVRRKPVVLIIRDGWGENPNRDADATNAIVQANTPVSDKLMSDYPNTLVKTSGEDVGLPAGVMGNSEVGHQNIGAGRIVDQEVMRITRAIRSGAFFTNPTITAAVEHVKSTGGTLHLLGLMSDGRVHSDIEHAYAFIQVAKDAGLGRDGLAIHAITDGRDTSPTSGVKFVRSVEEKCKEIGAGHVASVIGRYFAMDRDFRWDRVQQAYDLLTKGSDRTANSAAEAVQNYYDNPTTASVTGDEFVAATTIERSLVKDGDAVIFMNYRGDRPRELTKAFVYDDAAWASIEGGGFDRGKKIDNLYFATMAGYETGLPVHVIFEKPAKMPHILGEYVSSLGLHQFRCAETEKYPHVTFFFNDYRDEPFNEEDRGMAQSPRDVSTYDQKPEMSAEEVADKVLNEIDKGEADLIVVNFANGDMVGHTGVLAAAVSAVETVDACVGKVVDATLAKGGSLIVTADHGNCEQMIDPETGGPHTAHTTFDVPLIVVEPGLEGKTLRSGGRLADIAPTVLALMGLPKPEEMTGESLVEV from the coding sequence GTGCAAGTTCGCCGAAAACCTGTTGTTTTAATCATCCGAGATGGCTGGGGTGAAAACCCCAACCGCGACGCCGACGCCACCAACGCGATCGTCCAAGCCAACACTCCCGTCTCCGACAAACTGATGAGCGACTACCCCAATACGCTTGTCAAAACATCGGGCGAAGATGTCGGGCTGCCGGCGGGCGTGATGGGCAACAGCGAAGTTGGTCACCAAAACATCGGTGCTGGCCGTATCGTGGATCAAGAGGTGATGCGAATCACTCGAGCGATCCGTAGCGGTGCTTTTTTCACAAACCCCACCATCACCGCCGCCGTTGAACACGTCAAATCGACCGGTGGCACACTTCATTTGCTGGGACTCATGTCCGATGGACGAGTCCACAGCGACATTGAACATGCTTACGCTTTCATTCAGGTCGCCAAGGATGCTGGCCTTGGTCGCGATGGTTTGGCCATTCACGCCATCACGGATGGTCGCGATACCTCCCCAACCAGCGGCGTGAAATTCGTTCGCAGCGTTGAAGAAAAGTGCAAAGAGATTGGTGCCGGTCATGTGGCCAGCGTGATCGGTCGGTACTTCGCGATGGACCGAGATTTCCGTTGGGACCGAGTTCAGCAAGCTTACGACCTGTTGACCAAAGGCAGCGACCGAACCGCCAACTCGGCTGCCGAGGCCGTTCAGAACTACTACGACAATCCAACCACCGCGTCGGTGACGGGTGATGAGTTCGTTGCAGCCACAACGATTGAGCGATCGCTGGTCAAAGACGGTGACGCGGTCATCTTCATGAACTATCGCGGCGACCGTCCTCGTGAGTTAACCAAAGCGTTCGTCTACGACGACGCTGCGTGGGCTTCTATCGAGGGTGGCGGTTTTGATCGCGGTAAGAAGATCGACAACTTGTACTTTGCCACCATGGCAGGCTACGAAACCGGATTGCCCGTTCATGTGATCTTTGAAAAGCCAGCTAAGATGCCTCACATCTTAGGCGAATACGTCAGCTCACTTGGCCTTCATCAATTCCGCTGCGCCGAAACCGAAAAGTACCCTCACGTTACATTTTTCTTTAACGACTATCGTGACGAGCCATTCAACGAAGAAGATCGAGGGATGGCTCAATCACCTCGCGACGTTTCTACCTACGATCAGAAACCGGAAATGTCGGCCGAGGAAGTTGCCGACAAAGTGCTTAATGAAATTGACAAAGGTGAAGCGGACTTGATCGTGGTCAATTTTGCGAACGGTGACATGGTGGGTCACACCGGAGTCCTCGCCGCAGCGGTTTCAGCGGTGGAAACCGTGGATGCATGTGTCGGTAAAGTTGTCGATGCGACCCTGGCTAAGGGTGGCTCGCTAATCGTTACCGCTGACCATGGAAATTGCGAGCAGATGATTGATCCCGAAACCGGCGGACCTCATACGGCGCATACAACCTTCGATGTACCGTTGATTGTTGTGGAACCCGGCCTAGAAGGAAAAACGCTGCGTAGCGGTGGTCGACTGGCTGACATCGCCCCAACGGTCTTGGCACTGATGGGACTTCCCAAACCAGAAGAAATGACTGGCGAATCGCTCGTAGAAGTCTAA
- a CDS encoding HTTM domain-containing protein, whose protein sequence is MILAKAKTSLHDWLLSIGSGWDRFWFTPRMPHTLAILRIIAGLMLVYSHIVLATDLSSFLGDTAWINNETSRQLHDGTFGFSDWGRSYLWYISNPLLLWIHHGLTIAITASFAIGFLTRVTAPMALFLQLMYLHRLTGTLFGLDQIVTYSVMYLTIAPSGSLWSVDAWIRDKAKSKAKNPKWFAWMFPECEPTIASNIATRLLQIHLCVIYFFGGIAKARGTSWWDGTAIWYSVGNLEYQSVNMTWLANYPRLSSLMAHTTMFWELSYAAIVWPRITRPIALALALALHGGIALFLGMITFGCMMIAANLIFIEPSWWQKFAKSAGDQSDIALADDGSVDDAIADGSSDESIDEFEDLGDLEVDAIEDDFPSLSGSSLSGLSSANLSSLSAVGSENLQQREEAIKRREKRIREASDKINHRAGKLKAREAKYRDRVERLKQREAKIKDVVERAKQKRKK, encoded by the coding sequence ATGATCTTGGCGAAGGCGAAAACGAGTTTGCACGATTGGTTGCTATCGATCGGATCGGGGTGGGATCGATTTTGGTTCACACCTCGCATGCCTCACACGCTAGCGATACTACGCATTATCGCTGGATTGATGTTGGTGTATTCGCACATCGTTCTGGCAACTGATTTGTCTTCGTTTCTAGGCGACACCGCTTGGATCAACAACGAAACGTCGCGCCAGTTGCATGACGGGACCTTCGGATTTTCCGACTGGGGGAGATCCTACCTTTGGTACATCAGTAATCCGTTGCTGTTGTGGATCCATCATGGTCTGACGATCGCCATCACGGCTAGCTTTGCCATCGGTTTCCTGACTCGGGTAACTGCTCCTATGGCCTTGTTTTTGCAACTGATGTACCTGCATCGACTGACGGGAACTCTGTTCGGTCTCGACCAGATCGTTACGTATAGCGTCATGTATTTAACGATCGCACCGAGTGGAAGTCTGTGGAGCGTTGATGCTTGGATTCGAGACAAAGCGAAAAGCAAAGCAAAGAACCCAAAGTGGTTTGCGTGGATGTTTCCCGAGTGCGAACCTACGATCGCGTCGAACATCGCAACTCGTTTGCTGCAGATTCATTTGTGCGTGATCTATTTCTTTGGCGGAATCGCGAAAGCACGTGGGACTTCGTGGTGGGACGGAACGGCGATCTGGTATTCCGTTGGAAATCTTGAGTATCAATCCGTCAACATGACGTGGTTGGCAAACTACCCACGTTTGTCATCGCTGATGGCGCACACGACGATGTTTTGGGAACTTTCGTATGCGGCAATCGTGTGGCCTCGAATCACGCGTCCCATCGCCTTAGCACTAGCCTTGGCACTGCATGGCGGGATCGCTCTGTTTTTGGGGATGATCACGTTTGGTTGCATGATGATCGCAGCCAATCTGATCTTTATCGAGCCAAGTTGGTGGCAAAAATTCGCGAAGTCCGCTGGCGATCAGAGTGACATCGCGTTGGCGGACGATGGATCAGTCGACGACGCCATCGCCGACGGTTCCAGCGATGAATCCATTGATGAATTCGAAGACTTGGGTGATTTGGAAGTCGACGCGATCGAAGACGATTTCCCATCGTTGAGCGGTTCGTCTTTATCGGGACTATCGAGTGCGAATCTGTCGTCGCTTTCCGCCGTGGGTTCGGAGAATTTGCAGCAGCGTGAAGAGGCGATCAAACGACGTGAGAAACGTATTCGCGAAGCGAGCGATAAGATCAACCATCGCGCCGGGAAGCTCAAAGCTCGCGAAGCAAAGTACCGCGATCGTGTCGAGCGTTTGAAACAGCGCGAGGCAAAGATCAAAGACGTTGTTGAACGCGCAAAGCAGAAACGAAAGAAGTAG